The Methanophagales archaeon genome includes the window AAGTGAAAGAGGCTTTTGAGAACTTCAACACAGATATAGATATAGAGTCCCCTTTTGCACCACAGAAGCCAATAATACTGCGTGAAGAGCGCGATAGACCACAACCGAAGTTAGACCGTGATGCAGGCGGGGGTATGAGCGTCTCTGTGGGGCGAATAAGACCCGGGAGGATGAAGAACGAGATAAAATACATCGTTCTCGGTCATAATACAATAAGGGGCGCAGCAGGTGCATCTATATTGAATGCGGAAGTGATGTTGAAGCAGGGCTACATATCACACACTTAATCTTGCCCACAATAGGTATAGGTCTCTACTCCTCCTGTAATCCTCCAACTTCCATGCACCTGCGTGCTTCAGGTCGGGAATACGCATATCATCCATTTTATGCTGTATTTGTGACATACCCGGAAGGTTCTGACTGTATATTGACCGCGGCATTACCATTATTGTGACATCTGGAACATTCTTCTCCTCCATCGTCAGGATGCACAGCCGCTTCGTGACAGCCCATGCAAATATCACCGCTGAACGTTCTCGCGTAATTTGATGCAACTTCGTCTACAAAATCTGGTATCGTTTCATTATGTCCGCTGCCTCCATAATCGGGATTATCAATCACTTCCTTCGTCCTTCCACTCCCATGGCATATTGCACATGTCAAAGCCTCCGAGCAATGAACCTCCGTAGAATTCGTGTCATCTGTCACATTCCCGAGGTCGTAAGTGGCGTTCTCGGAAGAATGCTCACTTGCGTATTTGTTCACATTATGACATCGGAAGCAATAGTTGTTGTTAACCCGTTCAGCTCTGTTCACATCCGGGATGTAATGATACCTGTAATGACCCCAGGGATTGTCGGTATCCCAGCTATTGTTACTTCCTGTATTATCAATTTCTACCGGTGCGTGTGTCAGATAGTCCTCATTTGATGGATTGGAAGTGCCATTAACAAGCGCATCATATACGTTCTTATGGCATTTCGTGCATTTTATATCAGAAAGTTTGAGGAACTCATGCTTCGCGCCCGATTTGTTCCATTGGATATCATAATTCCGTGTGCCGTCAAAAGAGAAACTGCTGATATTCCAGTTTGAGATGTTATAATCAATATTGTAGAAGTATGAATATGATATTCTGCATGAATAGTTCGTATGACATACCAGACATGCTTCGTTCTCACCAATGCACGTGTTCGATACATTTGCCTTCAAAACAAGCGTTTTATGCGCAGAATAGTTGCTTCCATAGTGTTCCTCGCCGAATGCCTTTGCAGGGGGTGCATGAACTGAACTCCCGGTTTTGTTCACTATCCACACCCCATTTCCTCCATGACAATCCAGGCAGCGAGGCGTATAAGCAGCATGAGCTTCTTCGCCTGGTATTGAACCTGATCTGTCTCCACTTGCAAATGTGATGTCCGTAGTACCATTGAACCGGTGGCAAGCTTCGCAGCTCAGGTCTGCATGAATCATGGAGTGATTCAACTCATCCTCGATGTGATGATGGCAACCAACACAACTAATCTGATTTCCTTCGTCACTGATATTTATAAAACTGTGTTGCCCCACGAAGAGCGATATGACTTCCGTGCTTGCGAAGAGTGTGAGTGATGCCACACCGATGAACAATATTAGAACTATAATCTTCTTCATCCTCATCCCTCTTTCACCTCTTTATAAGTTATATAGCCACCTGGTGAGATGTTCGCTACGTTCCAGTATGAAGCAGACTGATTATAGGTGTCATTCACAGAAATCATCAGGCTTGAAGTGACATTGAAGTTCAATTTCACCTGTATCTTCGTATGGCAAGCAATACAAGCTTCATTTGCATCTTCCATGTCTGGATTGATTATGGAATCAAGCACAAATTGCTTGTGTGCAGCACGTTCGCCCGTGTCGTTGCTTGTAGTGCCAAATCCGAACCCGCCTGCTGAGATAAAATCCAGATACCCCCTCTCGGGAATCGGAATATGCTGTCCCCGATACCATCCAGAACTTCCATGGCATAGGTAACACCGACCTTTGTATTCCTCATAACCCCAGTGATTCCAGTATTTAGCATCCATAGGGATACCATGACAGTCCATGCATTTTATCGTTGATGCTGCGTGGGCTTCCACACCAGGGATTGAACCCCCATCTTTGCCACTCGCATAAGTGAATCTAGGAAATTTCTCGTATTTGCCCGTGCTCGGATTGTATGTCATATTGAAACAGGTTCGGTGACATAATTCGCAGTTCTCGTCCATATAACTGTGTGGTGAGTTGGATTGCCCGGCAATCTTCTTGCTCAACGGCTCCATACTCATCATCTCCTCGTAAACGTCTGCATGACACTTCTTACACGGGATCTGATTCTCTTGCGGAGAGATATCGTACCACCGATGCTGTCCACTGAAGAGCGATAAAGTAACAGGCAGTACAAATATAGAAATTGCAAGAACTGCTATTGCAAACATGATCATACGCTTCATCTTAGCGTCTCCTTTCCATTACCGTCAGTAACAAATATCCTGAGATTGATATTATGCACAATGCATACCCATACATCCTTATCACCAGGAATAAATTCTTTATGAACATATATTCGGAGCCATATCTACCAATCCCCATCTCTTTTGGGTTCAGAATGAAATAATTGCCAATCGCTTTTAATATGATTGGGCTTCCGTGTATCTGTACCGCTTCACCCTGAATTTCATGCTTCGATACCAACCAGGGGTCAGCAAATGCACGTGCATCACCTTTAGTCCTTACCCCTTCCTTCGTCACTGCAACTACACGGTGCGTGATGGGCAGTATGCTCTCGCGGTTCTCCAGCATTATTATATCTCCCACTCTCGGATCAATGTGTATTCGCTGCATGAGTATCAGGTCGCCTCGCTCGAATGTGGGGCTCATGCTGTCCGAAGTCACCACCGCAAAGAATACAATTTTGAAGAGTAGTATAACGATGATGACGGTGAGTATGGAGACCACAACGGAAGAGCCGAAGAGAGAGGGTTTATGCATGCCAGATACGGCTTCATACTCGTACATCCGCTCTTTTAGACGTTTATTACGGCCATATCGCTCATATAATTCCTTAAAGGAGTGAAATATATGAATGGGTACCACAAATCCCTTTACAAACGTTAAGTAAATGATATAGTATATTACAATAGCAATTGCACTGGCTATAATAGCTGATATTACCCATCCCATTGGACACTTTTGTTTTATTATATAAGATATTGAAATTTATAAATTTTCCATCTAAAATTTAAATAGTCTTTATCGCACTAACAATAGCATCACCAACTTCACCAGTCTTCGATTTACCGCCGAGATCGTATGTTCTGACTTTGCCATCTCGCAAAACCGCTTCTATCGCATGTAATACGATTTCTGATGCACGGCTCTCTCCTATATTCTCCAGTAGCATCGCACCTGCCCATATCGCGGCAATTGGATTGCTAACGCCTTTTCCACTGTATTTTGGTGCGGAACCATGAATGGGCTCGAACATGGATACGCCATCCGGGTTTATATTCGCACCCGGGGCAAGCCCGAGACCACCCTGGATCATCGCACCGAGGTCTGTAATAATATCACCGAACATATTTGGTGCAACAACGACCTTATACCACTCGGGATTCTTAACCAGCCACATACACATCGCATCCACGTAGTTGAACTCAGTCTCTATATCCGGGTACTCTCTCGCCACCTCATTGAATACCTCACGCCAGAATCCATAGCCCTCTGTCAGTACATTCGCTTTGTCCACACTCGTCACTCGCTTCTTACCCGTCTTCCTCGCAAGTTCAAATGCGAATCTCATCACACGTTCACAGCCCTCGCGGGTTATTACACCTATCTGATATGCGAGTTCATCAGCATCGCTCTCTATGTCCAGTTTGAACTTGATGTTATAGAGGTTCCTTACCAATTTCAATTCTTTACTGCTCTTATTGCCTTTCACCCTACCGCCAATGCTGACATAGAAATCCTCCGTGTTCTCTCGTACAACCGTGAAGTCAATATCATGCTCATGATGAGCAAGTGGCGAGGGTACGCCCTCCAGGAGCTTCACCGGTCTCAAGTTCACATACTGGTCGAAGAAGAACCTGAGCGTAAG containing:
- a CDS encoding signal peptidase I, which translates into the protein MGWVISAIIASAIAIVIYYIIYLTFVKGFVVPIHIFHSFKELYERYGRNKRLKERMYEYEAVSGMHKPSLFGSSVVVSILTVIIVILLFKIVFFAVVTSDSMSPTFERGDLILMQRIHIDPRVGDIIMLENRESILPITHRVVAVTKEGVRTKGDARAFADPWLVSKHEIQGEAVQIHGSPIILKAIGNYFILNPKEMGIGRYGSEYMFIKNLFLVIRMYGYALCIISISGYLLLTVMERRR
- a CDS encoding isocitrate/isopropylmalate dehydrogenase family protein, with protein sequence MKRGYKIAVFGGDGIGPEVIREGKKVLEAVSEHENFELRWIDYPNGGEYYLRTGELLSEETLKELEQCDAIYFGSIGDPRVEPGILERGILLTLRFFFDQYVNLRPVKLLEGVPSPLAHHEHDIDFTVVRENTEDFYVSIGGRVKGNKSSKELKLVRNLYNIKFKLDIESDADELAYQIGVITREGCERVMRFAFELARKTGKKRVTSVDKANVLTEGYGFWREVFNEVAREYPDIETEFNYVDAMCMWLVKNPEWYKVVVAPNMFGDIITDLGAMIQGGLGLAPGANINPDGVSMFEPIHGSAPKYSGKGVSNPIAAIWAGAMLLENIGESRASEIVLHAIEAVLRDGKVRTYDLGGKSKTGEVGDAIVSAIKTI